One part of the Rutidosis leptorrhynchoides isolate AG116_Rl617_1_P2 chromosome 1, CSIRO_AGI_Rlap_v1, whole genome shotgun sequence genome encodes these proteins:
- the LOC139874532 gene encoding pectinesterase inhibitor 9-like, with amino-acid sequence MAHLFLSFLILSFTIFGFSAVVESRSRARMYLDSQCKSTRYPNVCVQTLLPYVNKRGQPSSQLQAQISLASCLSKARFVKTYMNIVANKLNKRSSFGSYKEIKECLHQINDGVKQISQSFKELQQMGKDGYENFVWHESNVQTWISTALTDATSCVDGIRGDGISDTDKAVIQAKILNVKQLASNSLALFTRFTAKYRAAHGIRVP; translated from the coding sequence ATGGCACATCTTTTTCTGTCTTTCTTGATCTTGTCCTTCACAATCTTTGGATTTTCGGCCGTCGTTGAGTCTCGTTCTCGTGCAAGAATGTATCTTGATTCGCAATGTAAATCAACAAGATATCCTAATGTATGTGTTCAAACTCTTTTACCCTATGTAAACAAAAGAGGACAACCAAGCTCACAACTACAAGCTCAAATTTCATTAGCGTCGTGTTTGTCCAAAGCTCGGTTCGTGAAGACATACATGAATATAGTAGCAAATAAATTGAATAAAAGATCAAGTTTTGGAAGTTATAAAGAAATAAAAGAATGCCTTCATCAAATTAATGATGGAGTCAAACAAATTAGTCAATCTTTTAAGGAGTTGCAACAAATGGGGAAAGATGGATATGAAAACTTTGTGTGGCATGAGAGTAATGTGCAAACTTGGATTAGCACTGCCTTGACGGATGCCACGTCATGCGTTGATGGAATTAGGGGAGATGGAATCAGTGACACCGATAAGGCTGTGATTCAAGCTAAGATCTTAAATGTGAAGCAACTTGCGAGTAATTCGCTTGCGCTGTTTACTCGGTTCACAGCTAAATATCGTGCTGCACATGGCATTAGGGTTCCTTAA